One window of Microaerobacter geothermalis genomic DNA carries:
- the mutL gene encoding DNA mismatch repair endonuclease MutL, which produces MGKITVLKDYLANQIAAGEVVERPSSVVKELVENAIDAGSTKIEIHIEEGGLSLIRVLDNGAGMDREDCEKSLLRHATSKIKNDKDLFHIKTLGFRGEALPSIAAVSRLTLKSRAADHDTGTFVYVEGGEIREIGTIGFPVGTEVTVKDLFFNTPARLKYLKTINTELGHISDYVNRLSLSATHISFLFNHNGRTLLRTNGDGKCLHVLASIYGTGMAKKMVPVFGETIDYQLEGFVSLPEITRANRSFITVIVNGRYIRSHHLYQAILHGYHTLLPMNRYPIVCLSIKMDPSLVDVNVHPSKLEVRFSKEKELASFISDRIQSSLHKQQLIPSYSMPEKKYQSVEVKKKYAPVEDQNIQIKDHKPEFVKSVVTTKEQNMPLTDQHLKQESVQESFPLDDLSIKLLKDESSNKDKTDNQQKVPPLTPLAQIHGSYIIAEGEDGLYLIDQHAAQERIYYEKFLRLLTDESFSSQLLLEPITLECTVQETSLLLERGSLLRKMGFDIEPFGHQSFIIKAHPSWLPEGKEAEIIEEVLEMIKDKKDPNLGNIREKSAIMMACKAAIKANQYLTKEEMEHLIKDLRQSRVPFTCPHGRPIIVHFSSYELKKMFKRVM; this is translated from the coding sequence ATGGGGAAAATCACTGTATTGAAGGATTATCTGGCGAACCAAATTGCTGCCGGTGAAGTGGTCGAACGTCCTTCTTCCGTTGTGAAAGAACTGGTTGAAAATGCTATTGATGCTGGTAGCACAAAGATAGAGATCCATATAGAAGAAGGAGGATTATCCCTCATACGAGTTTTGGACAACGGAGCAGGAATGGACAGGGAAGATTGTGAGAAATCCCTCCTTCGCCATGCCACAAGCAAAATTAAAAATGATAAAGACTTATTCCATATCAAAACCCTTGGCTTTCGAGGAGAGGCTCTTCCCAGTATTGCCGCTGTCTCGCGGCTTACTTTAAAAAGCAGAGCGGCAGATCACGATACAGGAACCTTCGTTTACGTTGAAGGCGGGGAAATCCGTGAAATTGGTACGATAGGATTTCCTGTTGGAACCGAAGTAACCGTAAAGGATCTATTTTTCAACACCCCTGCTCGTTTAAAATATCTAAAAACGATCAATACTGAGCTAGGACACATTTCCGACTACGTCAATCGTTTGTCACTATCCGCCACTCATATTTCCTTTTTGTTTAATCATAATGGAAGAACCCTCCTGCGAACCAATGGCGATGGAAAATGCCTTCATGTATTAGCCTCTATTTACGGCACAGGGATGGCTAAAAAAATGGTACCTGTTTTCGGTGAGACCATTGATTATCAATTAGAAGGCTTTGTTTCTTTGCCGGAAATCACGCGGGCCAACCGTTCATTTATCACAGTTATCGTTAACGGGCGGTATATTCGCAGTCATCATTTGTATCAAGCGATACTTCACGGATACCATACATTATTGCCGATGAACCGCTATCCCATTGTTTGTCTTTCAATAAAAATGGATCCTTCTCTTGTAGATGTAAATGTTCATCCTTCTAAATTAGAAGTTAGATTTAGCAAAGAAAAGGAGTTGGCCTCCTTCATCAGTGATAGAATTCAATCATCACTTCATAAACAGCAATTAATTCCGTCCTATTCCATGCCAGAGAAAAAATATCAATCAGTCGAGGTTAAAAAAAAATATGCTCCCGTTGAAGATCAGAATATACAAATTAAAGATCATAAACCGGAATTTGTTAAATCAGTCGTCACGACTAAAGAACAAAACATGCCACTTACTGATCAACATCTAAAACAGGAGAGTGTACAAGAAAGTTTTCCCTTGGATGACCTTTCCATTAAGTTGCTAAAAGATGAATCTTCCAATAAAGACAAAACGGATAACCAGCAAAAGGTTCCTCCTTTGACTCCATTGGCGCAAATTCATGGATCTTATATCATCGCTGAAGGAGAAGATGGCCTTTATTTGATTGACCAGCATGCAGCCCAGGAACGAATATATTACGAAAAATTTCTTCGGCTTCTTACCGATGAGTCCTTCTCCTCGCAGCTCCTTTTAGAACCCATTACTCTTGAATGTACTGTTCAAGAGACAAGTTTGCTTCTAGAGAGAGGTTCTCTGTTAAGAAAGATGGGTTTTGACATAGAGCCCTTTGGTCATCAATCTTTTATTATTAAAGCCCATCCATCCTGGCTTCCAGAGGGGAAAGAGGCAGAAATTATTGAAGAGGTTCTTGAAATGATAAAAGATAAGAAGGACCCGAACCTGGGAAATATCAGAGAAAAGTCGGCCATCATGATGGCCTGTAAAGCGGCGATTAAAGCAAACCAGTATTTAACCAAAGAAGAAATGGAACATCTGATTAAAGATCTTCGCCAATCGAGAGTACCGTTTACTTGTCCCCACGGGAGACCAATCATCGTACACTTTTCCAGTTACGAGCTTAAAAAAATGTTTAAAAGAGTGATGTAA
- a CDS encoding glycerate kinase produces MARVIDDRSHLSDGKLPLRHPLPVELIDIDAHSIDKTDLRKWGREMKIVLAPDSFKGSLTAKQAAEAMKRGILKIFPEANVKMIPLADGGEGTVEAIVASVGGRLIKKEATGPLGKPVSAFFGLIDNGKTAVIEMASASGLTLVPPDKRNPLLATSYGTGELIKAAMDEGVERIIIGIGGSATNDGGVGMAAALGYQFLDIEGNHLPLGAASLPKLHRIDPTNRDPRIQHVEFTVACDVKNTLCGEKGASAVFGPQKGATTDMIIQLDQELEHLGRMIKRDLNVDVFSIAGGGAAGGMGAGLIAFCNARLQPGIDFILDICRFDEQIEDADLIITGEGQTDEQSVMGKAPVGVSLRAKKYQIPVICLSGSLGKGYEEVYQHGIDVAFSIIPAPIPLQVAMEKGEIWVEKRMESIMRVFSIKTNNIRTEPKK; encoded by the coding sequence GTGGCTAGGGTAATTGATGATCGAAGCCATTTATCTGATGGCAAACTGCCATTAAGACACCCACTTCCTGTGGAACTAATAGATATAGATGCTCACAGTATAGATAAAACTGATTTAAGGAAATGGGGTAGAGAAATGAAGATTGTTCTAGCTCCGGATTCATTTAAAGGAAGTTTGACCGCTAAACAGGCAGCTGAGGCAATGAAAAGGGGAATTCTTAAAATATTCCCTGAAGCAAATGTGAAAATGATTCCACTGGCAGACGGCGGAGAAGGAACAGTTGAAGCCATTGTGGCTTCTGTTGGTGGAAGATTGATAAAAAAAGAGGCAACGGGTCCCCTAGGAAAACCGGTTTCCGCATTTTTTGGATTGATTGACAATGGTAAAACAGCTGTGATTGAAATGGCGTCTGCGTCGGGTCTGACATTAGTCCCCCCTGACAAAAGAAATCCTTTGCTTGCTACATCCTATGGAACAGGTGAATTAATTAAAGCAGCTATGGATGAAGGGGTTGAAAGAATCATTATTGGAATCGGGGGGAGTGCAACCAATGATGGAGGGGTCGGAATGGCGGCAGCTCTTGGCTATCAATTTTTGGATATAGAGGGAAACCATTTACCACTCGGTGCAGCATCACTGCCGAAGCTCCATCGTATTGATCCAACGAATCGTGACCCTCGGATACAGCATGTAGAATTCACTGTTGCCTGTGATGTGAAAAACACATTGTGCGGTGAAAAGGGAGCTTCAGCTGTCTTCGGACCTCAAAAAGGGGCAACTACAGATATGATTATTCAGCTAGATCAAGAACTGGAGCACCTTGGCCGCATGATCAAAAGAGATTTAAATGTTGATGTATTCTCCATTGCCGGGGGTGGAGCTGCCGGAGGTATGGGGGCAGGTTTGATCGCTTTTTGTAACGCTCGTCTTCAGCCTGGAATCGATTTTATTTTAGATATTTGTCGGTTTGACGAACAGATTGAGGATGCAGATCTCATCATTACAGGTGAAGGGCAAACGGATGAACAGTCTGTGATGGGAAAAGCACCTGTAGGTGTTTCTTTAAGGGCAAAGAAATACCAGATTCCTGTGATTTGTTTATCTGGTTCCCTTGGAAAGGGATATGAAGAAGTGTATCAACATGGAATTGATGTTGCTTTCAGCATTATTCCTGCCCCTATCCCTTTACAAGTGGCGATGGAAAAGGGAGAGATCTGGGTAGAGAAGAGGATGGAATCCATCATGAGAGTATTCTCCATTAAAACGAATAATATTCGGACAGAGCCAAAAAAATGA
- a CDS encoding MDR family MFS transporter gives MVDQSTNKLLVTASLMLAMFLAAMEATIVATAMPTIVGDLGGFSQFTWTFSIFMLTQTAMIPLYGRWADMFGRKPVFLGGTFLFLIGSVLCGLATNMVQLIFFRGIQGLGAGAVIPMATTIVGDMYSLEQRAKIQGLLSSVWAVSSIVGPALGGYIVDEWSWPWIFFLNIPFGLLAMAGISLFLKEKLDKKKHRMDYTGSVVLMVGVTLFLMTILQGGVSWPWLSIPSISLFAGSILLFFFFIYYEKSIEEPILPIEIFNNRLIFLANAASLVAGGLTLGAATFIPAFVQAVLGYSAKIGGATLAVMSIGWPIASTLAGRLIIRLGFRRIAMLGFFFTTLSSMMLWYINPSTSPVYLGASMFFMGLGLGFSTTTFIVSIQTSVPWNLRGIATSSNMFTRSLGSAVWVAALGGLLNILITLKLPYSFQEISELLNQLINEDARSEIPSIELKRITEGFTYGIRWVFRAMFLTSIIGFMIAYFFPRSGPQENKRMSG, from the coding sequence ATGGTTGATCAAAGTACAAATAAACTGTTAGTTACAGCATCCCTTATGTTGGCTATGTTTTTAGCAGCAATGGAAGCGACCATCGTCGCTACTGCGATGCCTACCATTGTTGGGGATCTTGGGGGATTTTCCCAATTTACTTGGACTTTTTCTATATTTATGTTAACTCAAACCGCCATGATTCCCCTGTATGGAAGATGGGCCGATATGTTTGGTAGAAAACCTGTATTCCTTGGAGGCACTTTTCTTTTTTTGATCGGTTCAGTATTATGTGGATTAGCCACGAACATGGTGCAGCTCATTTTCTTTAGGGGAATACAGGGGTTGGGGGCCGGCGCAGTGATCCCTATGGCAACCACCATCGTCGGAGATATGTATTCCTTGGAACAGCGAGCGAAAATACAGGGATTATTAAGTAGTGTATGGGCTGTATCTTCCATCGTTGGTCCAGCTTTAGGAGGATATATCGTCGATGAATGGTCGTGGCCGTGGATATTCTTCCTGAACATACCATTTGGTCTTTTAGCAATGGCTGGAATTTCTCTATTTTTAAAAGAAAAGCTGGATAAGAAAAAACACAGAATGGATTATACCGGTTCAGTGGTTTTAATGGTGGGTGTTACATTATTTCTTATGACCATTTTACAAGGCGGTGTGAGTTGGCCTTGGCTTTCCATCCCAAGTATATCGTTATTTGCAGGGAGTATTTTACTATTTTTCTTTTTTATTTATTATGAGAAGAGCATAGAAGAACCCATTTTACCCATCGAAATCTTCAATAACCGATTGATCTTTTTGGCGAATGCTGCTTCTTTAGTTGCTGGAGGCTTAACCCTTGGAGCGGCCACCTTTATCCCTGCCTTTGTTCAAGCGGTATTAGGATATTCGGCCAAAATAGGAGGGGCAACTCTTGCAGTCATGTCGATCGGCTGGCCTATTGCTTCAACATTAGCCGGACGGTTGATTATACGGCTTGGATTCCGAAGAATAGCCATGTTAGGTTTCTTCTTTACAACCTTGTCTAGCATGATGCTTTGGTATATTAACCCTTCAACTTCCCCGGTATATTTGGGAGCTTCCATGTTTTTTATGGGATTGGGATTGGGGTTTTCTACCACCACGTTTATTGTTTCCATTCAAACCTCTGTCCCTTGGAATTTACGGGGAATCGCTACCAGCTCTAATATGTTTACCCGTTCGTTGGGCAGTGCAGTCTGGGTAGCAGCCTTAGGGGGATTGTTAAACATTTTAATTACCTTAAAATTACCCTATTCTTTTCAGGAAATCTCCGAACTGCTAAATCAACTGATCAATGAAGATGCACGCAGTGAAATCCCATCAATTGAATTGAAGAGGATTACAGAAGGGTTTACATATGGGATTCGATGGGTATTTCGCGCCATGTTTCTTACTTCAATCATCGGTTTTATGATCGCTTATTTCTTTCCTAGGAGCGGTCCACAGGAAAACAAACGGATGAGTGGCTAG
- the mutS gene encoding DNA mismatch repair protein MutS: protein MTSSQYTPMIQQYLQIKANYKDSLLFFRLGDFYEMFFEDAEKAARELEITLTGRDGGTDEKIPMCGVPYHAAEHYISQLIEKGYKVAICEQVEDPKEAKGVVRREVVRVITPGTTMEGKKLLEKENNYLVSLFSVPSGWSIAACDVTTGDFLATELSENFQQALDEAAQFQPAELLIPEQELNQERIQLIRQLTNATISTIAINHGKDEDQDINFIGENASPGIHAAVRGLLQYIKENQKASLRHLNSVKIYAKEEFLMIDPVSKRNLELIETIRQKKREGSLLWFLDKTMTAMGGRLLKHWLDKPLINIDQIEERHQAITYFINHVIPRNEIRTILKRVYDIERLISRISFGNANGRDLAHLSISLSLLPKLANLFYSEGNKFEYPYLFRIIDQMDLAEDIVQLLQSAIVDNPPLSVKEGGIIRDGYSSYLDQLRSARKEGKHWIAQLEQRERQETGIRSLKVGFNKVFGYFIEVTKPNLHLLPKDRYERKQTLANSERFITPELKEKEALILEAEEKIQTLEYDLFCEVRDKVAQQIHRLKKIAKDLAQIDVLQSLATVSDDHGFVKPVLTEKGVLHLTDNRHPVVESVLQDGPFVSNDVFIGDDQQILLITGPNMAGKSTYMRQIAISVILAQMGCFVPAKKAKMPIFDRIFTRIGAADDLVGGQSTFMVEMHDICVTTTQATDRSLVLIDEIGRGTSTQDGMAIAQSVIEYLHDRIHCKALVSTHYHELSALENQLPKLKNFCMAVKEEGDQVHFLRKIKRGAADKSYGIYCAKIAGVPNDIINRAIELISVHEEMKHQVQETATSNETNIVTIEEPIQLELFSSRELEKEKKRNDKHEEVIKKLKEVDLINMTPLEAINFLYEIKKKI from the coding sequence ATGACTAGCAGTCAATATACTCCCATGATTCAGCAATATCTTCAGATTAAAGCCAATTATAAAGATTCGCTTTTGTTTTTTCGCCTAGGAGATTTTTATGAAATGTTTTTTGAGGATGCGGAAAAAGCAGCAAGGGAACTGGAAATTACTTTAACCGGACGGGATGGAGGCACCGATGAAAAAATCCCCATGTGTGGAGTTCCGTACCATGCTGCTGAACATTACATTTCTCAACTGATTGAAAAAGGTTATAAGGTGGCCATATGTGAACAAGTGGAAGACCCAAAAGAGGCGAAAGGGGTTGTAAGAAGGGAAGTTGTTCGGGTGATCACTCCTGGGACAACCATGGAGGGTAAGAAACTTTTGGAAAAAGAAAATAATTACCTGGTTTCTTTATTTTCAGTTCCATCGGGTTGGAGTATTGCCGCCTGCGATGTCACTACCGGTGATTTTTTGGCCACGGAACTATCAGAAAATTTTCAACAGGCATTGGATGAAGCCGCACAATTTCAGCCTGCTGAACTATTGATACCTGAACAGGAGTTAAATCAGGAGAGAATTCAATTGATTCGCCAATTGACAAACGCTACCATTTCGACCATTGCCATCAATCATGGAAAAGATGAGGATCAAGACATTAATTTTATTGGAGAAAATGCTTCACCTGGTATTCATGCTGCAGTAAGGGGTCTTTTACAATATATTAAAGAAAATCAAAAGGCCTCTCTTCGTCATCTAAACTCCGTAAAGATTTATGCAAAAGAAGAGTTCCTAATGATCGATCCTGTTTCGAAAAGAAATCTCGAGTTGATCGAAACGATCCGCCAGAAAAAACGTGAAGGCTCCCTTCTATGGTTTTTAGACAAAACCATGACAGCTATGGGTGGACGGTTATTGAAGCATTGGTTGGACAAGCCCTTGATCAATATTGATCAGATAGAAGAGAGGCATCAGGCCATTACCTATTTTATCAATCATGTAATTCCCCGGAATGAAATTCGCACAATTCTAAAACGTGTTTATGATATTGAAAGGTTGATCAGTCGCATTTCATTTGGCAATGCCAATGGAAGGGATTTAGCCCATTTATCCATATCTTTAAGCTTATTGCCCAAACTGGCAAACCTCTTTTACAGTGAAGGAAATAAATTCGAGTATCCGTACCTTTTCCGGATTATTGATCAAATGGATTTAGCTGAAGATATTGTTCAATTGCTACAATCAGCTATTGTCGATAATCCACCATTATCCGTTAAAGAGGGTGGTATCATTCGTGATGGTTACTCTTCCTATCTTGATCAGTTAAGATCGGCGCGGAAGGAAGGTAAACATTGGATTGCCCAGTTGGAACAAAGGGAAAGACAGGAAACGGGAATTCGTTCATTGAAGGTTGGTTTTAATAAAGTATTTGGTTATTTTATAGAAGTGACCAAACCTAATCTTCACCTTCTACCTAAAGATCGCTATGAACGAAAACAAACCCTTGCCAATTCAGAACGCTTTATCACTCCAGAATTAAAAGAAAAGGAAGCGCTAATTCTTGAGGCCGAGGAGAAGATTCAAACCCTGGAATATGATCTTTTTTGCGAAGTAAGAGACAAAGTTGCCCAGCAAATTCATCGTTTAAAAAAAATTGCCAAGGATTTAGCACAAATTGATGTTTTGCAATCATTGGCAACAGTAAGTGATGATCATGGCTTCGTAAAACCAGTTCTTACTGAAAAGGGGGTTCTTCATCTTACAGATAACCGTCATCCGGTGGTGGAATCTGTTCTGCAGGATGGTCCATTTGTCAGCAATGATGTGTTTATTGGTGATGATCAACAAATTCTTTTAATCACTGGACCTAATATGGCCGGAAAAAGTACGTATATGAGGCAGATTGCCATATCTGTCATATTGGCGCAGATGGGTTGTTTTGTTCCGGCCAAAAAAGCGAAGATGCCTATTTTCGACCGTATTTTTACCCGTATCGGAGCGGCTGATGATTTAGTGGGCGGACAGAGTACCTTCATGGTTGAAATGCATGACATTTGTGTGACAACCACCCAAGCAACCGATAGAAGTTTGGTGCTGATTGACGAAATTGGAAGGGGAACATCTACACAAGATGGGATGGCTATTGCACAAAGCGTGATTGAATATCTGCATGACCGTATACATTGCAAGGCTTTGGTGTCTACCCATTACCACGAGTTATCTGCCTTAGAAAATCAGCTACCCAAATTAAAAAACTTTTGCATGGCAGTTAAGGAGGAAGGAGATCAGGTTCATTTCCTTCGAAAAATAAAAAGAGGTGCTGCAGATAAGAGCTATGGTATTTATTGCGCAAAAATAGCTGGGGTTCCTAATGATATTATAAACCGGGCCATTGAATTAATTTCAGTTCATGAGGAAATGAAACACCAGGTTCAAGAAACTGCAACCTCTAATGAAACAAATATTGTAACAATTGAAGAGCCCATCCAATTGGAGCTATTTTCTTCCCGAGAATTAGAGAAAGAGAAAAAAAGAAACGATAAGCACGAAGAAGTGATAAAAAAGTTAAAAGAGGTGGACCTCATAAACATGACTCCTTTGGAGGCTATCAATTTCCTCTATGAGATAAAGAAAAAAATTTAA
- a CDS encoding putative amidoligase domain-containing protein, with protein MSGYLLHQQQKGIDLLIDILQMNHGTSLTSLDAGQYSLIVQWGAEEFKHGDISVPVLNTAQGIQYATHEKKLSFLQLNGIATATQSQSFIRLYYVVLFQDQIISIYRSSRKNIWFNEDQFKNKKQFIHIPVNHPGGEIRRIKKISMRTIYALGLDFGGVFVGILPGDKCKVMDIHVTPFMTRESLLKFKQCIEEFRKRYYKEDNQVLLGADPEFVLRNPQGKMVLASKFFQKHGKVGYDAVSMRGDNSRNRHPLAELRPDPSNNPRQLTINLYRTMLLGIRKINNPSIEWLAGGLPYKGYPIGGHIHFSGIPFTFQLLRALDNYLTLPLILNEDPRGTARRPRYGYLGDFRQQFHGGFEYRTPPSWLISPRITKGVFALSKVIVSSYRQLKYYPLMYMDTQEAYYKGDKKNLLPVVQNLWNQLEQLPIYQSYEQYLNPFRDLIFSLRTWDETRDIRPNWQLPPFAK; from the coding sequence ATGTCAGGATATCTTCTTCATCAACAGCAAAAGGGAATTGACCTGTTGATAGACATTTTACAAATGAATCACGGAACATCCCTTACATCTTTAGATGCTGGTCAATATTCTTTGATTGTTCAATGGGGGGCAGAGGAATTTAAACATGGAGATATTTCTGTCCCTGTTCTAAATACCGCTCAAGGCATTCAATACGCTACACATGAAAAGAAATTATCTTTTTTGCAGCTTAACGGAATCGCCACTGCTACTCAAAGCCAATCATTTATTCGTCTGTATTATGTCGTTTTGTTTCAAGATCAAATTATTTCAATCTATCGTTCTTCCAGAAAAAACATTTGGTTCAATGAAGATCAATTTAAAAACAAAAAGCAATTTATCCATATTCCTGTTAATCATCCCGGAGGAGAAATCAGAAGGATAAAGAAAATATCCATGAGAACCATCTATGCTTTGGGACTTGATTTCGGAGGAGTATTTGTAGGAATCTTGCCTGGTGACAAATGTAAGGTAATGGATATCCATGTCACTCCTTTTATGACCAGGGAATCTCTTTTAAAATTTAAACAATGTATTGAAGAATTTAGAAAACGTTATTATAAAGAAGATAACCAAGTATTACTTGGAGCAGATCCCGAGTTTGTATTAAGAAATCCCCAAGGAAAAATGGTGCTTGCATCAAAATTTTTTCAAAAACATGGAAAAGTAGGTTATGATGCCGTATCAATGAGAGGCGACAACAGTCGCAACAGACATCCTTTAGCTGAATTAAGGCCCGACCCTTCCAACAACCCCCGTCAACTTACCATCAATCTCTATCGTACGATGCTCCTTGGGATAAGGAAAATAAATAATCCGTCAATTGAATGGCTTGCAGGTGGATTACCATATAAAGGCTACCCTATTGGCGGTCATATTCATTTTAGCGGCATACCTTTTACTTTCCAATTATTAAGGGCTTTGGATAATTACTTAACCCTTCCTTTAATTCTTAATGAAGATCCCAGAGGAACAGCTAGAAGGCCCAGATATGGATATCTGGGAGATTTTCGCCAGCAATTTCACGGGGGATTTGAATATAGAACCCCTCCCAGTTGGTTGATTTCCCCAAGAATTACCAAGGGTGTTTTTGCTCTTTCAAAGGTAATCGTCTCTTCCTACCGCCAATTAAAGTATTATCCATTAATGTATATGGACACTCAGGAAGCCTATTATAAGGGAGATAAGAAAAATCTACTTCCTGTGGTACAGAACCTGTGGAATCAGTTGGAGCAGCTTCCTATTTATCAATCATATGAACAATACCTGAATCCCTTTCGTGATCTGATTTTTTCCTTGAGAACCTGGGATGAAACGAGAGATATCCGTCCAAATTGGCAATTGCCTCCATTTGCCAAATGA
- a CDS encoding outer spore coat protein CotE yields the protein MAILDKDLLFREIITKAVCGKGRKYSVANHTITPTHSPSSILGCWIINHSFDAEKAGDVIEVVGTYDINVWYSYNNNTKTDVAKEMVSYVERVPLSYLDGNLVKDQVEVNASATQAPNCVEASISSNGSALVKVEREFLVEVIGETKVCVVVSPHGCSDDDKEFDLSNDDFETGDYTELDPDVIIDDLD from the coding sequence ATGGCTATTCTCGATAAAGATTTGCTGTTCCGGGAAATTATCACAAAAGCTGTTTGCGGTAAGGGTAGAAAGTATTCAGTTGCCAACCATACCATTACACCTACCCATAGCCCTTCCAGTATTCTCGGCTGCTGGATCATCAACCACTCCTTCGACGCAGAAAAAGCAGGGGACGTGATTGAAGTTGTAGGTACCTACGATATTAATGTCTGGTATTCCTATAACAACAACACGAAAACGGATGTAGCGAAAGAAATGGTATCCTATGTTGAGAGGGTTCCACTTTCATACCTTGATGGTAATCTTGTGAAAGACCAAGTGGAAGTAAATGCATCTGCTACTCAAGCTCCGAACTGTGTTGAAGCGAGCATAAGTTCAAATGGCTCAGCCCTGGTAAAGGTAGAAAGGGAATTTTTAGTGGAGGTTATAGGAGAAACAAAAGTATGTGTTGTTGTAAGTCCCCATGGATGCTCAGATGATGACAAAGAATTTGATTTAAGTAACGATGATTTTGAAACGGGAGATTATACGGAACTGGATCCAGATGTCATTATTGATGACTTAGATTAA
- a CDS encoding RicAFT regulatory complex protein RicA family protein gives MEVVNREQILKKAEELADLISNSPEVDIFKKAEAKIKINERVQTLISQIRKKQKQLVSYEHLKKDDLAKKVEEEIERLQDELDSIPIVQEFKQTQVDINDLLQLITNVIANTVSEKIIVSTGGNPITGETGGPKAHVDTACRCE, from the coding sequence ATGGAAGTAGTAAATCGAGAACAGATTTTAAAGAAGGCTGAAGAATTGGCTGATCTGATTTCCAATTCTCCTGAAGTGGACATTTTTAAAAAAGCGGAGGCCAAAATTAAAATTAATGAACGGGTACAAACCCTTATAAGCCAAATTCGGAAAAAACAAAAGCAGCTTGTATCTTATGAACATCTGAAAAAAGACGATTTGGCTAAAAAGGTGGAAGAAGAGATTGAGAGGCTTCAGGATGAACTGGATTCAATCCCCATCGTTCAAGAATTTAAGCAAACTCAGGTAGATATTAATGATTTGTTGCAATTGATTACCAATGTCATTGCAAATACAGTTTCCGAAAAAATTATTGTTTCCACCGGCGGAAATCCGATTACCGGAGAAACAGGAGGGCCAAAGGCCCATGTAGATACTGCATGCCGTTGCGAATAA